Proteins encoded by one window of Nitrincola iocasae:
- a CDS encoding LPP20 family lipoprotein, translating into MNRLTSLMIALAALILISGCSSQYNTRSDAFNDDSDIIIVKVTGYGAPKNTFANAAQRRLMTMRASEIDAYRKVAEQVSGIYISGDSDLNNFMAGDDRLRTQINTFIQGASITHQEMLDDGVALTHMSLQVSRNQLIRMLEKENSNPVRRGAGLVPGGTVRDPGYTF; encoded by the coding sequence AGTGGCTGCTCCTCCCAATACAATACCCGCAGTGACGCTTTCAATGATGACTCGGATATTATCATCGTTAAGGTCACAGGCTATGGAGCACCGAAAAACACCTTTGCTAATGCCGCACAGCGCCGCCTGATGACTATGCGAGCATCTGAGATCGATGCGTATCGCAAAGTAGCTGAGCAGGTTTCCGGAATTTATATCAGCGGCGACAGTGATCTGAACAACTTCATGGCCGGTGATGATCGCCTGAGAACTCAAATTAACACTTTCATTCAGGGCGCCTCAATTACTCACCAGGAGATGCTGGATGATGGCGTTGCGTTGACTCACATGTCTCTGCAAGTCAGCCGTAACCAACTGATCAGGATGCTGGAAAAGGAAAACAGCAATCCGGTCCGCCGGGGAGCCGGGTTAGTTCCTGGTGGAACGGTTCGTGATCCAGGCTATACCTTTTGA